CACCCGGCGCGGCACCGAGACCCGGGCCCGCGAGGCGCTCGGCGGCGCCGCCTACGACCGGGCGTACGCGCACGGCGCGACCCTCGGCCTCACCGGCATCGTCGGCCACGCGCTGGACGAGCGGCCCGAACAGCGCGGTCCCGGCGAACCGGCCGTCGAACGCGCCCATCGCGGGGTCCGGCTGACCCGCCGTGAGACACAGGTCGCCGAACTGGTCGCCGAGGGCCTCGCCAACCAGCAGATCGCCGATCGCCTGGTGATCGCCCGCCGCACCGCCGAGGGCCACGTCGAACGCATCCTCAGCAAGCTCGGCTTCAGCAACCGCAGTCAGATCGCGGCCTGGGTCACCGCCCAGCGCTGATCACCGCACCACCGCCCGACCCGCACCACCGCCCGACCCACCGCCGACTCCACTCGACCTGACCCACACCCACCCCACCCCGCCCCGCCCGATCCGATCCGACCGACAGGAACCCCATGCCCACCTCATCAGCACGTGCCCAAGGCACCTTCGACCACCGCATGGCCGTCTTCGCCACCGACGAGGAGTTCGTCGCGGCCGCCCTGCCCTTCCTCGCCGAGGGCCTCGCGGCCCCCGACGAGCCGCCGCCCGTCGCCATCGCCGCCCCCGGCAAGCTCGACCTGCTGCGCGAGGCCCTCGGCGGCGACGCCCGGCGCGTCGGCTTCGTCCCGCACACCGAGTGGTACTCCGGCTCGGCCGCCAACGCTGTGGCGCAGGGCGCCGGTTATCTCGCCGCGCACGCCGGCCACCAGGGCCGTGTCCACCTGCTGATGGAGCCCGACTGGGCCGGCCGTGCCGGACGCTCCGCGCGCGAGAGCAGCGAGTGGATCCGCTACGAGGCCTTCGCCAACCTCCTCTTCGCCCCGCTCGCGACCACCGCCCTGTGCGCGTACGACACCCGCACCGCGGGCCCCGCCGTGATCGCCGCCGCTCGCCGCACCCACCCCGGCACCGGCGTCTACGAGGACCCGCTGCGCATCGCCGCCGAACTGGACGCCGTACCGCTGCCGCCGCCCCCGCGCGACGCGCGCCCGCTGCCCGCGCCCGAACCCCACGCCGTCCGCACCTGGGCCACCGGCCAGGGCCTGCCCGCCGCCGACGCGGAGCTGTTCGCCGCGGCCGTGTCCGAGGCGGCGGCCGTGCTCGACCCCGTCGGCCACGTCCTGCTGTGGGGCGAGGCGCCCGGCTGCGTCTGCGAACTGCGCTCGCCGCGCCGCGTCGACGACCCGCTCGCCGGATTCGTGCCGCCGCCCGCCGCCGAACCGGCTGTGGGGCAGGGGCTGTGGTTCGCGCGGCAGGTGTGCGCGTACGTCGACGTACGCGACGACGAGGCGGGCGCGGTCGTACGCCTGCAGTACACGTGACCCGATCCGTATGCGCATCCCCGCGCAGGTAGGGAAACAGGTAGTCCTCCCCATGTGCCCCGGACCGGACACGCATCACCCTGAGGGCATGCTGCAACTCTCCGGGGAAGGCCACCCGGAACCCGGTCCCCGGTACGGCGCCTACCCCCAACCACCCCTAGGAGCGGGCCATTCGAGCGTCGAGTACGACCCGCGACCGTCCGCCGTCCGCGAGGCCCGGGCCGAGGTCCGGCGCCGGCTGGAGGGCTGGGGGCTGGCCGAC
This region of Streptomyces chromofuscus genomic DNA includes:
- a CDS encoding MEDS domain-containing protein produces the protein MPTSSARAQGTFDHRMAVFATDEEFVAAALPFLAEGLAAPDEPPPVAIAAPGKLDLLREALGGDARRVGFVPHTEWYSGSAANAVAQGAGYLAAHAGHQGRVHLLMEPDWAGRAGRSARESSEWIRYEAFANLLFAPLATTALCAYDTRTAGPAVIAAARRTHPGTGVYEDPLRIAAELDAVPLPPPPRDARPLPAPEPHAVRTWATGQGLPAADAELFAAAVSEAAAVLDPVGHVLLWGEAPGCVCELRSPRRVDDPLAGFVPPPAAEPAVGQGLWFARQVCAYVDVRDDEAGAVVRLQYT